One window from the genome of Oncorhynchus kisutch isolate 150728-3 linkage group LG21, Okis_V2, whole genome shotgun sequence encodes:
- the LOC109880265 gene encoding serine/arginine-rich splicing factor 5 isoform X2 produces the protein MSGCRIFVGRLNPSAREKDVERFFKGYGRIRDIDLKRGFGFVEFDDPRDAEDAVYELDGKELCNERVTIEHARVRLRGGRGRGGDRGGGGGGGGGRFPDRYGRGSQDSRSRNPPPMRTENRLIVENLSSRVSWQDLKDFMRQAGEVTFADAHRPKLNEGVVEFASYSDLKNALEKLSGKEINGRKIKLIEAAKKRGSRSRSRSESSSRSRSRSRNRSPSRSRTPRRSRSHSPKARSPKRDYKRSRSRSHSGSPAPRAAAPGSPPPRAKETSSSSSSKRPSKPSKSASPNSPPPAQRAPSRSPSRSRGSRSPSTDSRH, from the exons ATGAGTGGCTGCCGCATATTTGTCGGCCGGTTGAACCCGTCCGCCAGAGAGAAGGACGTGGAGAGATTCTTCAAAGGATACGGCCGCATCCGAGACATCGACCTCAAGAGGGGCTTTGGTTTTGTg GAGTTTGATGATCCTAGGGATGCTGAGGATGCAGTTTATGAGTTGGACGGCAAGGAGCTCTGCAATGAGAG ggtgacCATTGAGCATGCTCGTGTGCGCCTGCGTGGTGGGCGAGGACGTGGTggtgacagagggggaggaggaggaggaggaggaggccgcTTCCCAGATCGCTATGGCCGTGGCTCCCAGGATAGTCGGAG TAGGAACCCCCCACCGATGCGTACAGAGAACCGTCTCATCGTGGAGAACCTGTCATCTCGCGTCAGCTGGCAG GACCTGAAGGATTTCATGAGACAGGCTGGGGAAGTCACGTTTGCAGACGCACACCGCCCCAAGCTCAACGAAGG GGTGGTTGAGTTCGCTTCTTACAGCGATCTGAAAAACGCCCTTGAGAAGCTGTCTGGCAAGGAGATCAATGGAAGGAAAATCAAGCTGATCGAGGCAGCTAAGAAGAG gGGTTCCAGGAGTCGTTCCCGCTCTGAGAGCTCTTCTCGTTCTCGCTCCCGTTCTCGTAACCGGTCCCCGTCCCGCTCCAGGACCCCTCGTCGTTCCAGGTCCCACTCCCCCAAAGCCCGCTCCCCCAAGAGGGACTACAAACGCTCTCGTTCTCGTTCCCACAGCGGCTCCCCAGCGCCCCGTGCTGCTGCCCCTGGCTCCCCACCCCCGAGGGCCAAAgagacctcttcctcctcctcctctaaacgGCCCTCTAAGCCCAGCAAGTCTGCCTCCCCCAACTCCCCTCCCCCTGCACAGCGTGCGCCTTCCAGGTCTCCTTCCAGGTCTCGTGGCTCTCGCTCTCCGTCTACGGACAGCCGCCACTGA
- the LOC109880265 gene encoding serine/arginine-rich splicing factor 5 isoform X1, giving the protein MSGCRIFVGRLNPSAREKDVERFFKGYGRIRDIDLKRGFGFVEFDDPRDAEDAVYELDGKELCNERVTIEHARVRLRGGRGRGGDRGGGGGGGGGRFPDRYGRGSQDSRRTNQPSGPPADRNPPPMRTENRLIVENLSSRVSWQDLKDFMRQAGEVTFADAHRPKLNEGVVEFASYSDLKNALEKLSGKEINGRKIKLIEAAKKRGSRSRSRSESSSRSRSRSRNRSPSRSRTPRRSRSHSPKARSPKRDYKRSRSRSHSGSPAPRAAAPGSPPPRAKETSSSSSSKRPSKPSKSASPNSPPPAQRAPSRSPSRSRGSRSPSTDSRH; this is encoded by the exons ATGAGTGGCTGCCGCATATTTGTCGGCCGGTTGAACCCGTCCGCCAGAGAGAAGGACGTGGAGAGATTCTTCAAAGGATACGGCCGCATCCGAGACATCGACCTCAAGAGGGGCTTTGGTTTTGTg GAGTTTGATGATCCTAGGGATGCTGAGGATGCAGTTTATGAGTTGGACGGCAAGGAGCTCTGCAATGAGAG ggtgacCATTGAGCATGCTCGTGTGCGCCTGCGTGGTGGGCGAGGACGTGGTggtgacagagggggaggaggaggaggaggaggaggccgcTTCCCAGATCGCTATGGCCGTGGCTCCCAGGATAGTCGGAG GACCAACCAACCAAGTGGACCACCGGCAGA TAGGAACCCCCCACCGATGCGTACAGAGAACCGTCTCATCGTGGAGAACCTGTCATCTCGCGTCAGCTGGCAG GACCTGAAGGATTTCATGAGACAGGCTGGGGAAGTCACGTTTGCAGACGCACACCGCCCCAAGCTCAACGAAGG GGTGGTTGAGTTCGCTTCTTACAGCGATCTGAAAAACGCCCTTGAGAAGCTGTCTGGCAAGGAGATCAATGGAAGGAAAATCAAGCTGATCGAGGCAGCTAAGAAGAG gGGTTCCAGGAGTCGTTCCCGCTCTGAGAGCTCTTCTCGTTCTCGCTCCCGTTCTCGTAACCGGTCCCCGTCCCGCTCCAGGACCCCTCGTCGTTCCAGGTCCCACTCCCCCAAAGCCCGCTCCCCCAAGAGGGACTACAAACGCTCTCGTTCTCGTTCCCACAGCGGCTCCCCAGCGCCCCGTGCTGCTGCCCCTGGCTCCCCACCCCCGAGGGCCAAAgagacctcttcctcctcctcctctaaacgGCCCTCTAAGCCCAGCAAGTCTGCCTCCCCCAACTCCCCTCCCCCTGCACAGCGTGCGCCTTCCAGGTCTCCTTCCAGGTCTCGTGGCTCTCGCTCTCCGTCTACGGACAGCCGCCACTGA
- the LOC109880260 gene encoding sodium/bile acid cotransporter-like, which produces MGVFSYQYLASNDSLLFNITPTHFPPLPPIIDQTISITIIVAIFITMVSLGCTMEVSKIKTHILKPKGVAIAVVAQFGVMPLTAFSLAKVLQLGPMEAVAVLICGCCPGGSLSNILALALKGDMNLSIVMTTCSTVLALGMMPLLLYLYCQGFSNLESAVPYAGITLALVMTLFPCGIGILINFYRPQYSKTITKIGLSLLLISMVVIGLLASVTRGRINVMLTVLSPQLMATAALIGYSLGYILSYLFRVNRSGQRTIAMETGCQNIQLCSAILKVAFPPDVIGPLYLFPIVYIVFQVGEALLLIVLFWVHQRFFKTTKKEKRVYEAVKLEEAGQPSDVAI; this is translated from the exons ATGGGGGTGTTCTCTTATCAGTACCTGGCGTCCAATGACAGTTTACTTTTCAACATCACACCAACCCACTTCCCCCCCCTGCCACCCATAATAGACCAGACCATCAGCATCACCATCATAGTAGCCATCTTCATCACCATGGTTTCACTGGGCTGTACCATGGAGGTGTCCAAGATCAAG ACCCACATCCTGAAACCTAAAGGAGTAGCCATCGCAGTGGTGGCCCAGTTCGGAGTAATGCCCCTCACTGCCTTCTCATTGGCTAAG GTGTTACAGCTGGGGCCGATGGAGGCTGTAGCGGTACTGATCTGTGGATGCTGCCCAGGGGGAAGCCTCTCCAATATACTGGCCCTGGCACTGAAGGGAGACATGAACCTCAG TATTGTGATGACTACCTGCTCTACAGTTCTAGCCCTGGGTATGATGCCACTGCTCCTCTACCTATACTGCCAGGGCTTCTCCAACCTGGAGAGTGCTGTCCCCTACGCTGGCATCACTCTGGCCCTGGTCATGACTCTGTTCCCTTGTGGCATCGGCATCCTCATCAACTTCTACAGGCCGCAGTACTCCAAGACCATTACCAAG ATCGGTCTGTCCCTCCTGTTGATATCCATGGTAGTGATCGGCCTATTGGCCAGCGTGACCAGAGGAAGAATAAATGTGATGCTGACCGTCCTGTCCCCTCAACTAATGGCCACTGCTGCCCTCATTGGCTACTCTTTAGGATACATCCTTTCCTACCTGTTCAGAGTCAACAGATC GGGGCAGAGGACCATCGCCATGGAGACGGGATGTCAGAACATCCAGCTGTGTTCCGCCATTTTGAAGGTGGCGTTCCCTCCCGATGTGATTGGTCCGCTCTACCTCTTCCCGATAGTCTACATAGTGTTCCAAGTGGGAGAGGCCTTACTGCTCATCGTCCTCTTCTGGGTTCACCAGAGGTTCTTTAAAACGACAAAGAAAG agAAGCGGGTGTACGAGGCAGTGAAGTTAGAGGAAGCCGGCCAGCCCAGCGATGTGGCCATTTGA